One genomic window of Haloarcula limicola includes the following:
- a CDS encoding type II secretion system F family protein: protein MSLDTRGQRQLGSGGALGDAFYPAYQKLFDDEGDFVDSVGKKLAQARMADNVEMFLARALAVGVIAGVTLWLVGTFLGYLLVTLLFSGTEGPTFIGVAIQNEALLAVIDALKLPFLILVTGLVFGAIGFGIGFGSLVSIPYFRASAREREINILLSDAISFMYALSVGGLNQLEILHAMGKADDTYGEAAKEFQSIVLETEYFDTDYRSAVRNQAIETPSDELSQFLTDMLSIINSGGDMTSFLEDQKEKHMRTARQEQEKMLETLELFGEMYMTLSLFPLLLIIILVIMSMMGNAQQRLIYGTVYGLIPLTGTAFLVLVSTVTQDAIGDGYLRPTADEEDVVVDEGVGVFNLGLVEQYTGAYGVFDRIKSREGTYELVQILKRPDLFFRDHPILVLGLTVPLSILALVVAVVLGWAPLSLDGMRANPVSGTFFWVYVPMYINFLPLAIFYEWNQRSRKAIIGNLSENLRKLASANDTGMTLLESIKVVSETSAGKLSDEFETMHAKVNYGTSLKDALREFNNKYHVPRLARTVKLIAEAQEASSQIQDVLSTAAQASENQDDIERERKSRTRMQTVIIIMTYLTLLGVMALLKTQFLDVMSGLSTQASGASGSGAPGGSFGGNVDTELLSMLFFHAVTLQALLSSFIAGYIREVKLMAGVKFAVILSTIALVVWMAVG, encoded by the coding sequence ATGAGCCTCGATACGAGGGGTCAGCGACAACTCGGGAGCGGCGGCGCTCTGGGCGACGCGTTCTATCCGGCCTACCAGAAACTGTTCGACGACGAGGGCGACTTCGTCGACAGCGTCGGGAAGAAACTCGCACAGGCCCGGATGGCCGACAACGTCGAGATGTTCCTCGCGCGGGCGCTGGCCGTCGGCGTCATCGCGGGAGTGACCCTGTGGCTCGTCGGGACGTTTCTGGGCTACCTGCTCGTCACGCTGCTCTTTTCGGGTACCGAGGGGCCGACGTTCATCGGCGTCGCCATCCAGAACGAGGCGCTGCTCGCGGTCATCGACGCGCTGAAACTCCCCTTTCTGATTCTCGTCACCGGGCTGGTGTTCGGGGCTATCGGTTTCGGCATCGGCTTCGGCTCGCTCGTCTCGATCCCGTACTTCCGGGCCAGCGCGCGCGAACGCGAGATCAACATCCTTCTCTCGGACGCCATCTCCTTCATGTACGCCCTCTCGGTGGGCGGACTGAACCAACTGGAGATCCTCCACGCGATGGGGAAAGCGGACGACACGTACGGCGAAGCCGCGAAGGAGTTCCAGTCGATCGTCTTAGAGACGGAGTACTTCGATACGGACTACCGGTCCGCGGTTCGCAATCAGGCCATCGAGACGCCCTCGGACGAGCTCTCGCAGTTCCTGACGGACATGCTCTCGATCATCAACTCGGGCGGAGACATGACCTCCTTCTTAGAGGACCAGAAGGAAAAGCACATGCGGACCGCTCGACAGGAACAGGAGAAGATGCTGGAGACGCTGGAGCTGTTCGGCGAGATGTACATGACGCTCTCGCTGTTCCCGCTCTTGCTCATCATCATCCTCGTCATCATGTCGATGATGGGCAACGCCCAGCAGCGACTCATCTACGGCACCGTCTACGGCCTCATCCCGCTGACGGGAACGGCCTTCCTGGTGCTCGTCTCGACGGTCACGCAGGACGCCATCGGCGACGGCTACCTCCGGCCGACCGCCGACGAGGAGGACGTCGTCGTCGACGAGGGCGTCGGCGTGTTCAACCTCGGCCTCGTCGAGCAGTACACCGGAGCCTACGGCGTCTTCGACCGCATCAAGAGCCGCGAGGGGACCTACGAACTCGTCCAGATACTGAAACGGCCGGACCTCTTCTTCCGCGACCACCCGATTCTGGTCCTCGGGCTGACCGTCCCGCTCTCGATCCTCGCGCTGGTCGTCGCCGTCGTCCTCGGGTGGGCGCCGCTCTCGCTCGACGGGATGCGAGCCAACCCCGTCTCGGGGACGTTCTTCTGGGTGTACGTTCCGATGTACATCAACTTCCTCCCGCTGGCGATCTTCTACGAGTGGAACCAGCGGTCGCGGAAGGCCATCATCGGCAACCTCTCGGAGAACCTCCGAAAGCTCGCCTCGGCGAACGACACGGGGATGACGCTGCTCGAATCCATCAAGGTGGTCTCCGAGACCTCGGCCGGGAAGCTCTCGGACGAGTTCGAGACGATGCACGCGAAGGTCAACTACGGGACCAGCCTCAAGGACGCCCTGCGGGAGTTCAACAACAAGTACCACGTCCCGCGGCTGGCCCGAACGGTGAAGCTCATCGCCGAGGCCCAGGAGGCCTCCAGCCAGATTCAGGATGTGCTCTCGACGGCGGCACAGGCCTCCGAGAACCAGGACGACATCGAACGGGAGCGAAAGTCCCGCACCCGGATGCAGACGGTCATCATCATCATGACCTACCTCACGCTGCTGGGCGTGATGGCGCTGCTGAAGACGCAGTTCCTCGACGTGATGTCCGGCCTGTCGACGCAGGCGTCGGGAGCCAGCGGCTCCGGCGCGCCGGGCGGGAGCTTCGGCGGCAACGTCGACACGGAACTGCTCTCGATGCTGTTCTTCCACGCGGTGACGCTACAGGCGCTGCTCTCGTCGTTCATCGCGGGCTACATCCGGGAGGTGAAGTTGATGGCCGGCGTGAAATTCGCCGTCATCCTCTCGACGATCGCGCTCGTAGTGTGGATGGCTGTGGGGTGA
- a CDS encoding DUF7287 family protein, with translation MDDRGQTAQDFAIGTSVLLVTIIGAFVFIQGGALSVYEDSATPIEQPQADRVASYLVENYSVDGDPNVLRYNQSSGLDRTLSADTGLSDLTASAGVNVSSTRRTNPDLNVSIVNSSSLEDGRREPARDGNGIVLAWGESYREQPYATSTRVVRLANDDDGTPQCTPTCWLVVRAW, from the coding sequence ATGGACGACAGAGGGCAGACGGCACAGGATTTCGCCATCGGCACGAGCGTCCTGCTGGTCACGATCATCGGTGCGTTCGTCTTCATTCAGGGTGGCGCACTCTCGGTGTACGAGGACTCGGCGACGCCGATAGAGCAACCGCAAGCCGACCGCGTCGCCTCGTACCTCGTCGAGAACTACAGCGTCGACGGCGATCCGAACGTCCTCCGGTACAACCAATCGAGCGGACTCGACCGAACGCTTTCGGCCGATACCGGACTATCGGACCTGACGGCGTCCGCCGGGGTGAACGTCTCCTCCACTCGCCGGACGAACCCCGACCTGAACGTCAGCATCGTCAACAGTTCGTCGCTCGAAGACGGGCGTCGAGAACCGGCCCGCGACGGAAACGGAATCGTGCTCGCGTGGGGAGAGAGCTACCGCGAGCAACCGTACGCCACCTCGACGCGAGTCGTCCGGCTGGCGAACGACGACGACGGGACACCGCAGTGTACCCCGACCTGTTGGCTGGTGGTTCGCGCGTGGTGA
- a CDS encoding DUF7288 family protein, which yields MSGDRGQAYTLEGVLAAILVVAATVYGLQAIDTRAWEDGTRQETRQLSQRANDLLTVAGETGALRNATLCYSAGKTRLNGKQETKPARFERMLNQTFDAQGDQYNLHFSYWNVTSDERETQIVSERSEENLNRPPASATVATTTVTLTDSMAIRINGPGPDGCTETGPSLESDISTYYLQDVDEQSELYNVVEVRLTVW from the coding sequence GTGAGCGGCGATCGAGGACAGGCCTACACGCTCGAAGGCGTTCTCGCTGCGATCCTCGTCGTCGCGGCGACGGTGTACGGACTGCAAGCGATCGATACGCGCGCGTGGGAAGACGGGACGCGTCAGGAGACGCGACAGCTGAGCCAGCGCGCGAACGACCTGTTGACCGTCGCCGGCGAGACCGGCGCGCTGCGGAACGCGACGCTCTGTTACAGCGCCGGGAAGACGCGGCTCAACGGGAAGCAGGAGACGAAACCCGCCCGGTTCGAGCGGATGCTCAACCAGACCTTCGACGCGCAGGGCGACCAGTACAACCTCCATTTCAGCTACTGGAACGTTACGAGCGACGAACGGGAGACGCAGATCGTCTCCGAGCGCTCCGAAGAGAACCTCAATCGTCCTCCGGCCAGCGCGACGGTGGCGACGACGACGGTCACACTCACCGATAGTATGGCGATTCGCATCAACGGACCCGGGCCGGACGGCTGTACCGAAACCGGTCCCTCGCTCGAGAGTGACATCTCGACGTACTACCTGCAGGACGTCGACGAGCAGTCGGAGCTGTACAACGTCGTGGAGGTGCGACTGACCGTATGGTAG
- a CDS encoding DUF7261 family protein codes for MVADDRGQLLLFGGITVAVVFLVTIALTNSLIVTQNVATPDNADRIERVADREAAVERDLQTIVARTRATNDTDEFADALNRSLANYSTYQTRVSGARTGAYVGVTLNKSSSRGYRTTGSGDFQRPDPSGPGSANDWPVVEDAGTVSTFDMTVTTVNGGPSNAYTVVVEGDSGDRWRLRVLDPLGPVERAVRVEHSGTTSTVCSTPTDTQDIRLNVTTGKCTIAGAPTTFQPFEAVLDSPYDVRFENGNRAGGNYVFASTGTYPSESYSASDYTSYPAVPAIDVTYTNYERTILVNETP; via the coding sequence ATGGTAGCCGACGACCGCGGACAGTTGCTGCTCTTCGGCGGCATCACCGTCGCCGTCGTGTTCCTGGTCACGATAGCGCTGACCAACAGCCTCATCGTGACCCAGAACGTGGCGACGCCGGACAACGCCGACCGTATCGAGCGGGTCGCCGACCGCGAAGCCGCCGTCGAGCGCGACCTACAGACGATCGTGGCGCGAACCCGCGCGACCAACGACACCGACGAGTTCGCCGACGCGCTCAACCGGAGCCTCGCGAATTACTCGACCTACCAGACCCGCGTGAGCGGCGCTCGAACGGGCGCGTACGTCGGCGTGACGCTGAACAAGAGCAGTTCGAGGGGGTATCGAACCACCGGCTCCGGCGACTTTCAGCGACCCGACCCCAGCGGGCCGGGGAGTGCTAACGACTGGCCGGTCGTCGAAGACGCGGGCACCGTTTCGACGTTCGATATGACTGTGACGACGGTCAACGGCGGGCCGTCGAACGCGTACACCGTCGTCGTCGAAGGCGATAGCGGTGACCGGTGGCGTCTGCGCGTTCTAGACCCGCTCGGTCCGGTCGAACGGGCTGTGAGGGTCGAGCACTCGGGGACGACTTCGACCGTCTGTAGCACCCCGACCGATACGCAGGATATCCGTCTCAACGTTACGACCGGGAAGTGTACTATCGCCGGGGCCCCGACGACGTTCCAGCCGTTCGAGGCCGTCCTCGATAGCCCCTACGATGTCCGGTTCGAGAACGGCAACAGGGCCGGCGGAAACTACGTCTTCGCGTCGACAGGAACGTACCCCAGTGAGAGCTACAGTGCCAGCGACTACACTTCCTACCCTGCCGTCCCCGCGATCGACGTTACCTACACCAACTACGAACGCACCATCCTCGTCAACGAAACGCCATGA
- a CDS encoding DUF7266 family protein, with protein MIRDTRAVSPAITQALAIGISTILVTGLLIGGAQLVTDQREAVARQGLVDVGSGITSDLVRLDQFDTDRLSSNLSFQSHYPERIAGEQYRIVVDPGPERTTIYVNMTSRDLSTQVRFDNETEPGICPSIVNGGPVAVAYNATEPCLEVRNG; from the coding sequence ATGATCCGAGATACACGCGCCGTCTCACCGGCGATCACGCAGGCGTTGGCCATCGGCATCTCGACGATTCTGGTGACCGGACTGCTCATCGGCGGGGCGCAACTGGTCACCGACCAGCGGGAGGCCGTCGCTCGCCAGGGGCTGGTCGACGTCGGGTCGGGTATCACGAGCGACCTCGTCCGTCTCGACCAGTTCGACACCGACAGGCTATCTAGTAACCTCTCCTTCCAATCGCACTATCCCGAGCGCATCGCCGGCGAGCAGTACAGAATCGTCGTCGATCCCGGACCGGAGCGGACGACTATCTACGTCAACATGACGAGCCGCGACCTCTCGACGCAGGTTCGCTTCGACAACGAGACCGAACCCGGCATCTGTCCGAGCATCGTCAACGGCGGTCCGGTCGCCGTCGCGTACAACGCCACGGAGCCGTGCTTGGAGGTGCGAAACGGATGA
- a CDS encoding DUF7289 family protein, whose translation MRAKTNRAVSDLVAFTLVFSVIISMIGLMTVGGVGALDDVREGTETNVAEATMLGYAETLADQRASDAPRRSTTIKLQGHGLERATSAISVTVDNGSGTPVDGKSLSTSAFVRSTDTGTELVYSNGALFRVEEGGFVVVRLPPIRCDANSAHLPLTAVRGSVNVSAENRVTLRSEVADRSLVYPVDASDASADSVEVDVRNTAYPEAWERVFEERLPNWTGSNGVYSCDTDRAVVHRTAIDITVVN comes from the coding sequence ATGAGGGCGAAGACGAACCGCGCGGTCTCGGACTTGGTCGCGTTCACGCTGGTGTTCAGCGTCATCATCTCGATGATCGGCCTGATGACTGTCGGCGGCGTCGGCGCGCTCGACGACGTTCGGGAGGGGACCGAGACCAACGTCGCGGAGGCGACGATGCTCGGCTACGCCGAGACGCTCGCCGACCAGCGAGCCAGCGACGCGCCGCGCCGGTCGACGACCATCAAACTCCAGGGTCACGGTCTCGAGCGGGCGACCTCAGCTATCTCCGTCACCGTCGACAACGGATCTGGGACCCCGGTCGATGGAAAATCGCTCTCTACGAGTGCGTTCGTCCGATCGACCGATACCGGGACCGAGTTAGTGTACAGCAACGGCGCGCTGTTCCGCGTCGAAGAGGGCGGCTTCGTGGTCGTTCGCCTTCCACCGATACGCTGTGATGCGAACAGCGCGCATCTCCCGCTGACTGCCGTCCGCGGATCAGTCAACGTCTCCGCGGAGAACCGCGTGACGCTCCGCAGCGAGGTGGCCGACCGGTCGCTCGTCTATCCCGTCGACGCGTCGGACGCGAGCGCGGACTCCGTCGAAGTCGACGTGCGGAACACGGCGTACCCCGAAGCGTGGGAGCGAGTGTTCGAAGAGCGACTCCCGAACTGGACGGGGAGCAATGGCGTCTACAGCTGCGACACCGACCGCGCGGTCGTTCACCGGACGGCGATCGACATCACGGTCGTGAACTAA
- a CDS encoding DUF7289 family protein: protein MIGGGRSVGGERGVSNVLAVVLLIGITTVGVVVVLVAGWATISDVNQDANTEIAEESLLKIDSVFQQSSGGNASFDIPDEVDGKVSVSHDPTYNLTLNENATCSSGARDLSSIRYEESGKNVGYEGGGVWRLTEAGTTMSSPPDVTYENGSLSVAFVDINGQITSSGEIRAQRNVTAQQIQQRNMSRALYTNGTYAAPPPGTGPIGFVCKPSNVQNATLKIEDSLYARGWANWARNNYDDRRVSVNPTGTVNPGDTVEITFQLGDVSDPHYAVSNVGIMRSPGSQPQVTATVTNTGGLRATRPVRFSYDNATYDSQSVTLDGGESTTVTQPLPNSRIVDDGNPHNLTVIADETAHQKVAFDSQDGYPNARISSVSVPSGVNLGAEPSSATVTLENSGPGDAGDMTAIETLTMTVDGTPRATWNVSVPPEGTKTVHVGEELPTSDTGTYRLEFSGDLASNTEAVDPFTVGEAGYFSIQSVSPPTNADEGDAVAVDADVKNTGGQTIEDDVIVRIENGSTGALVAESTTTMDLNGDLAGPPESQIATVSHTFGAHTNGLYTYTVETPNETQTGNFYVGPSPAANFVITGSTISKNPVAMGNQTTFDVRVNNTGSSSGTQTVRIANASTGATIASKTLTLAPNENRTAAWTVTANHEEFDYGNNKLRISTANTSLYQNLEVHDGWEPIDSDDGKITVEEGVRAEIEMNGAELEGYYNGYTFGAPVEMHLRIENETGEYSRLLWEDYEDGDVNHPEAERRMRNEDYPDIYTERLTLAPDSNLSLFARSYYCDRYVDSDVIHEDVDVYDNGRLYDIPAWKCDDRGPERIAIDGDSNSENVVILGDGDELPAYQQAGVAQLGIDDMLGGKVSDDGRLQLADDERVFLYELSKEDASPGNAHRSGDPDYNDAVATFRVVSLERTVQEPAKFRITDVDVPSKVNQGEDTDLDVTVTNFGGKSGSTPVRATFAGIDEGVRSVDDLGPGESETVSFGLDTAHSTGTYEWTTDATASSTPASERSGFVTIGDPPAANFLVSVSGPATADVDDAPEATVKIYNTGAASDTQDVTLFVRDDDAAGGGFTEVASKSVSLASGNSKTRTFDLPRAKSNYTYYVETEDVTASNRRLFVGESAVSVVRDTSINIGTSDYDTGGIIERRGGISRMNVKVQNSGTVGDERDVRLTITNKNTGATVVNETVSKRVGSGNLAGEGPVPAYVGFDSDLDPGYYIYNVTVYSDTESSGNTDDTVTGELFLQEVDDGDSNTEDSPISVDSSTITVGSG, encoded by the coding sequence ATGATTGGAGGAGGCCGGTCAGTCGGGGGAGAGCGTGGCGTCTCCAACGTCTTGGCTGTCGTATTGCTGATCGGTATCACGACGGTGGGGGTCGTCGTCGTTCTCGTCGCCGGGTGGGCGACGATCAGCGACGTGAACCAGGACGCAAACACCGAGATCGCAGAGGAGTCGCTGCTCAAGATCGACAGCGTGTTCCAGCAGTCGAGCGGCGGCAACGCGTCGTTCGATATCCCCGACGAGGTCGACGGGAAGGTATCGGTCTCACACGACCCGACGTACAACCTCACGCTGAACGAAAACGCGACCTGTTCTAGCGGCGCACGCGATCTCAGTAGCATCCGGTACGAGGAGAGCGGGAAGAACGTCGGCTACGAGGGCGGGGGCGTCTGGCGGTTGACCGAGGCGGGCACGACGATGTCCTCGCCGCCGGACGTGACCTACGAGAACGGGTCGCTGTCGGTCGCGTTCGTCGACATCAACGGGCAGATCACTTCTTCGGGCGAGATTCGGGCACAGCGCAACGTCACCGCCCAGCAGATCCAACAGCGGAACATGAGCCGTGCGCTCTACACCAACGGGACGTACGCCGCACCGCCGCCGGGAACCGGTCCGATCGGGTTCGTCTGTAAGCCCTCGAACGTTCAGAACGCGACGCTGAAGATAGAGGACAGTCTCTACGCGCGCGGCTGGGCGAATTGGGCGCGGAACAACTACGACGATCGGCGCGTCTCGGTCAATCCCACCGGGACTGTCAATCCCGGTGACACCGTCGAGATCACCTTCCAACTCGGGGACGTCTCGGACCCCCACTACGCCGTCTCGAACGTCGGTATCATGCGGAGTCCGGGGAGTCAGCCACAAGTAACGGCGACGGTCACGAATACCGGGGGGTTACGGGCGACGAGGCCAGTACGTTTCAGTTACGATAACGCGACGTACGATTCGCAGTCGGTGACGCTCGACGGTGGGGAGAGTACGACGGTAACTCAGCCGCTCCCGAACAGCCGAATCGTCGACGACGGGAACCCGCACAATCTGACCGTGATAGCCGACGAGACGGCACATCAGAAGGTCGCGTTCGACAGTCAGGACGGATATCCAAATGCCCGAATCTCGTCCGTGTCCGTTCCGAGCGGTGTGAATCTGGGAGCCGAGCCGTCGAGCGCGACGGTGACGCTCGAGAACAGCGGTCCGGGCGACGCCGGTGACATGACCGCGATAGAGACGCTCACGATGACCGTCGACGGGACGCCGCGAGCGACGTGGAACGTCTCGGTGCCGCCGGAGGGGACGAAAACCGTGCACGTCGGTGAGGAACTGCCGACGAGCGACACCGGAACATACCGACTGGAGTTCAGCGGCGACCTCGCATCGAACACGGAGGCGGTAGACCCATTCACCGTCGGCGAGGCGGGATACTTCAGCATCCAATCGGTGTCGCCGCCGACGAACGCCGACGAGGGCGACGCGGTCGCCGTCGACGCGGACGTGAAAAACACCGGCGGGCAGACCATCGAAGACGACGTGATTGTTCGCATCGAAAACGGGTCGACTGGAGCGCTCGTCGCGGAATCGACGACGACGATGGACTTAAACGGCGACCTCGCGGGCCCCCCTGAGAGCCAGATAGCGACGGTGAGCCACACCTTCGGCGCACACACGAACGGTCTCTACACCTACACCGTCGAGACGCCGAACGAGACCCAAACCGGGAACTTCTACGTCGGCCCGTCACCGGCGGCCAACTTCGTCATCACGGGGTCGACCATCTCGAAGAACCCGGTCGCGATGGGCAATCAGACCACCTTCGACGTTCGCGTGAACAACACCGGTTCGAGTTCGGGAACCCAGACCGTCCGTATCGCGAACGCCTCGACGGGGGCAACTATCGCTTCGAAGACGCTGACGCTCGCGCCGAACGAAAATCGGACCGCGGCGTGGACGGTTACAGCCAACCACGAGGAGTTCGATTACGGCAACAACAAACTCCGGATTTCGACCGCGAACACCTCGTTGTATCAGAATTTAGAGGTCCACGACGGGTGGGAGCCGATCGATAGCGATGACGGGAAAATAACCGTCGAAGAAGGCGTCAGAGCGGAGATAGAGATGAACGGGGCAGAGCTAGAAGGGTACTATAACGGCTACACTTTCGGCGCACCCGTGGAGATGCATTTGCGGATTGAGAACGAGACAGGTGAATACAGCCGACTACTGTGGGAGGACTACGAGGACGGAGACGTCAACCATCCCGAGGCAGAACGCCGGATGAGGAACGAAGACTATCCTGACATCTATACGGAACGGCTGACGTTAGCCCCCGATTCGAACCTCTCTCTATTTGCTCGCTCGTACTACTGTGACAGGTACGTGGACAGTGACGTCATCCACGAAGACGTAGACGTCTACGACAACGGGCGCTTGTACGACATCCCAGCGTGGAAATGTGACGACCGAGGCCCCGAACGCATCGCCATCGACGGCGATTCCAACTCGGAGAACGTCGTCATTCTCGGGGACGGCGACGAGTTACCCGCCTACCAGCAGGCGGGAGTCGCACAGTTGGGTATCGACGACATGCTCGGCGGGAAAGTGAGCGACGACGGTAGACTCCAATTGGCCGACGACGAGCGAGTCTTCCTCTACGAGCTCTCGAAGGAAGACGCCAGCCCGGGCAACGCGCATAGGTCGGGTGATCCGGACTACAACGACGCCGTCGCGACGTTCCGCGTCGTCTCGCTTGAGCGGACGGTACAGGAACCCGCGAAGTTCAGAATCACCGACGTCGACGTACCCAGTAAAGTCAATCAGGGCGAGGATACGGACCTTGACGTCACCGTCACCAATTTCGGGGGGAAGTCGGGAAGCACGCCCGTTCGGGCGACGTTCGCGGGTATCGACGAGGGAGTGCGATCCGTAGACGACCTCGGCCCCGGCGAGTCCGAGACGGTCTCATTCGGTCTCGATACCGCGCACTCGACGGGCACGTACGAGTGGACGACCGACGCGACGGCGTCGAGCACGCCCGCGAGTGAGCGCTCCGGCTTCGTCACCATCGGTGACCCGCCGGCCGCGAACTTCCTCGTCAGCGTCAGCGGTCCGGCCACCGCTGACGTCGACGACGCGCCGGAAGCGACGGTGAAGATCTACAACACCGGCGCGGCCAGCGACACGCAGGACGTGACGCTGTTCGTCCGCGACGACGATGCAGCCGGCGGCGGGTTTACCGAAGTCGCGAGCAAGTCCGTCTCCCTCGCCAGCGGGAACTCGAAGACGCGGACGTTCGATCTGCCGAGGGCGAAGAGCAACTACACGTACTACGTCGAGACCGAGGACGTCACCGCTTCGAACCGCCGGCTGTTCGTCGGCGAGTCGGCCGTCTCGGTGGTCCGGGACACGAGCATCAACATCGGTACGTCAGATTACGATACGGGAGGGATAATCGAGCGGCGCGGTGGCATCTCTCGGATGAACGTCAAAGTTCAAAACAGCGGCACCGTCGGGGACGAGCGCGACGTGCGGCTGACCATCACGAACAAGAACACGGGCGCGACGGTCGTAAATGAGACGGTCAGCAAGCGGGTCGGTTCGGGGAACTTAGCCGGGGAGGGCCCGGTTCCGGCGTACGTCGGCTTCGATAGCGACCTCGACCCCGGCTACTACATCTACAACGTAACCGTCTACAGCGACACGGAGTCGTCAGGAAATACGGACGACACCGTCACTGGTGAGCTGTTCCTCCAAGAGGTCGACGACGGCGACAGCAACACGGAGGACTCGCCCATTTCGGTGGACTCCTCGACGATAACGGTCGGGAGCGGCTGA
- a CDS encoding tyrosine-type recombinase/integrase has translation MSLEPYAPQEAVTDFLEDQKEGQAKNTVQNYKYALRPFVDFCHENQIENLNDLTGRRLKEFKTWRGKQVSLTTLRNQMWTLKKFMRYCQAIEAVPHGLPMKVESLVPQKDGNDSRDEFIEAETTDVILDYLEKYEYASLRHVTFLLLWRTAARQGSIHALDVDDLVEDPPMLKIRHRPDTGTPLKNKAHGERNVPLSKEDVEVVKDYLEMNHPGETDKHGRKPLLMGRSVRAQKTTIQRNVYTLTRPCHYGQECPHDRDPDECEATTYNTASKCPSSVSPHSIRKGRIMYLLDNDVSIEDVSDLVNSGYDTIKQYYDKRSKTEKSEKIRQTMPDC, from the coding sequence ATGAGCCTCGAACCATACGCACCACAGGAAGCCGTCACAGACTTCCTCGAAGACCAGAAAGAAGGACAGGCAAAGAACACCGTACAGAACTACAAATACGCTCTCCGTCCGTTCGTGGACTTCTGCCACGAAAACCAGATAGAGAATCTCAACGACCTCACCGGACGACGACTCAAGGAGTTCAAGACGTGGCGTGGCAAGCAGGTGAGCCTCACCACGCTTCGAAACCAGATGTGGACACTCAAGAAGTTCATGCGCTACTGTCAGGCTATCGAAGCCGTACCTCACGGACTACCGATGAAAGTGGAAAGCCTCGTGCCTCAAAAAGACGGTAACGACTCGCGAGACGAATTCATCGAGGCGGAGACAACTGACGTGATTCTCGACTACCTCGAAAAGTACGAGTACGCGTCACTCCGACACGTCACGTTCCTGCTTCTGTGGCGAACAGCGGCACGTCAGGGGAGTATTCACGCCCTCGATGTGGACGACCTCGTGGAAGATCCACCGATGCTGAAGATACGTCATCGTCCGGATACCGGAACTCCGCTGAAGAACAAAGCCCACGGTGAGAGGAACGTCCCGCTATCGAAAGAAGACGTGGAGGTGGTGAAAGACTACCTCGAAATGAACCATCCCGGTGAGACGGACAAACACGGACGAAAACCTCTGTTAATGGGTCGGTCAGTCCGTGCGCAGAAGACAACGATTCAGCGAAACGTCTACACGCTTACGCGCCCTTGCCACTATGGGCAAGAATGTCCCCACGACCGCGATCCCGACGAGTGTGAAGCCACGACCTACAATACTGCCAGTAAGTGTCCATCGAGCGTGAGTCCTCACTCGATTCGGAAGGGCCGGATTATGTACCTACTCGATAACGACGTGTCCATCGAGGACGTGTCCGACCTTGTCAATAGCGGGTACGACACCATCAAGCAGTACTACGACAAGCGCTCGAAGACGGAAAAATCCGAGAAGATACGACAAACGATGCCTGACTGTTAG